The Manis javanica isolate MJ-LG chromosome 2, MJ_LKY, whole genome shotgun sequence genome contains a region encoding:
- the LOC140848000 gene encoding serine/threonine-protein kinase TAO1-like isoform X2 produces the protein MEYCSGSVVDLLEVHKKPLQEMEIAAIIHGALRGLAYLHSRFMIHRDIKAGNILLTPRGQVKLADFGFASMASSAKSFLGTPHWMAPEIILRKNEEKYDRKVDVWSLGITCIEIAERDPPLFDISARHVLYHITRNNPPTLQSNEWSSSFCNFVESCLQKNPKDRPTSKKLLKHPFLLRERPTAVVRDLLRRAKEEKKRVLENLRNQKTKKVLSREAHKGPAAEAQEEKDQDHGVGQTGAVHNIGSHQSIPCMSNWTRSQSGRVNILQDASDSKYELHMMEGIETIMSNNSAIRSRPDTREMPEHEQESQLREQMSGCKRMTQQHQKQLMNLEKKLKAKMDEHRLRLEKDLETQHNTFAAKMKKLLKKHQVAVEKEAKVMSNEAKKFQQRIQAEQKKELNSLLKTQRREYKLRKEQLKEELNENKSTPRKEKQEWLSKQKENIQHFQEEEKTNLLQRQRRYLELQCRRFERKLLLGCHNLEQDLVREELNKRKAHKDLEHAMLLRQHESMKELEFRHLNTVQKMRCELMSLQHQTELTDQLERNKRRERELRRKHVMQVRQQPQSLKRHLDEAQEAECQALKTQLQQELELLTELQSKIRMQVEAQHAQELRELEERVSLRKALLKQQMEEEILTFQNECTERIRSLLERRAKEMKAFNSESEGLGFRNVLSNLAPEAFSHSSPGSPHRGHPIGGLSQAWGHPVQDLACMYKLFSRVPNGLKTMCECVSSCLREQGKALVSEEGEGKNPIDYIQVTWSIFATATPGPLNTSHYLLMIS, from the exons atggaatattgttcaggatCTGTTGTAGATTTGCTGGAAG ttcacaaaaagccattacaagaaatggaaatagcagcaATTATACATGGTGCTCTTCGTGGATTAGCCTACTTACATTCTCGTTTCATGATCCATag agacatcaaagcaggaaatatccttctgacaccacGAGGCCAGGTGAAACTTGCTGACTTTGGATTTGCTTCCATGGCCTCTTCTGCCAAGTCTTTTCTGGGAACGCCGCATTG gatggccccagaaataattttacgcaagaatgaagaaaaatatgataggAAAGTAGATGTATGGTCTCTGGGAATAACATGTATTGAAATAG cgGAAAGGGATCCTCCTTTATTTGATATAAGTGCAAGGCATGTCTTATATCACATTACCAGAAATAACCCCCCTACATTACAGTCTAATGAATG GTCCAGTTCTTTTTGCAACTTTGTAGAGTCTTGCCtccagaaaaaccctaaagatcgccctacatcaaagaaacttttaaag CACCCGTTTCTTCTTCGGGAGCGCCCTACAGCAGTGGTAAGAGATCTCCTTCGAAgggcaaaggaagagaaaaaaagagtgctgGAGAATCTGcgcaatcaaaagacaaagaaggtccTTTCCCGGGAGGCACATAAAGggccagcagcagaagcacaggaagaaaag GACCAAGATCACGGTGTTGGACAGACAGGAGCAGTGCACAATATTGGAAGTCATCAGTCTATTCCCTGTATGTCCAACTGGACGAGGAGTCAAAGCGGTAGGGTTAACATTCTTCAGGATGCCTCAGATAGCAAGTATGAGCTACACATGATGGAGGGAATCGAAACAATTATGTCTAATAATTCTGCCATCCGTTCAAGACCT GATACAAGGGAAATgccagaacatgagcaggaaagtcagctcagagaacaaatgtctggctgtaagagaatgacacagcAACATCAGAAACAGCTCATGAATCTGGAAAAAAAGTTAAAGGCTAAGATGGATGAGCATCGCCTCAGATTAGAGAAAGACCTTGAAACTCAGCATAACACCTTtgctgcaaaaatgaagaagcTTCTCAAGAAACATCAGGTGGCAGTGGAAAAAGAG gCTAAAGTGATGTCCAACGAGGCGAAAAAATTTCAGCAACGTATTCAggctgagcagaagaaagaactgaatagcCTTTTGAAGACCCAGAGGAGAGAATACAAACTTCGAAAGGAACAGCTTAAGgag gagctgaatgaaaacaagagcaccccaagaaaagaaaaacaggaatggctttcaaagcagaaagagaacatacagcatttccaagaagaggaaaagaccaaTCTTCTTCAGCGTCAGAGACGGTACCTAGAGCTGCAATGCCGTCGCTTCGAAAGAAAGCTGTTACTCGGGTGCCATAACTTGGAGCAGGACCTTGTCAGGGAG gaattaaataaaagaaaggctCACAAGGACTTAGAGCATGCAATGCTGCTGCGACAGCATGAGTCCATGAAAGAACTGGAGTTCCGCCACCTCAACACAGTGCAGAAGATGCGCTGTGAGTTGATGAGTCTGCAGCATCAAACCGAGCTCACTGACCAGCTGGAGCGTAATAAACGGAGAGAGCGAGAACTTAGGCGGAAGCATGTCATGCAGGTTCGACAGCAGCCTCAGAGTCTGAAG cggCATTTGGATGAAGCACAGGAGGCAGAGTGCCAGGCTTTGAAAAcgcagctgcagcaggaactggagctgTTGACTGAACTTCAGAGCAAGATCAGAATGCAGGTTGAGGCACAACACGCTCAAGAGCTTCGGGAGCTTGAAGAGAGGGTCTCCCTCCGCAAGGCACTCTTAAAACAACAG ATGGAAGAAGAGATATTGACATTTCAGAATGAGTGCACTGAAAGGATACGAAGCCTGCTGGAGCGTCGAGCAAAAGAGATGAAAGCTTTCAACTCTGAAAGCGAAGGACTAGGTTTTAGAAACGTCCTTTCTAACCTTGCCCCTGAGGCATTCAGCCACAGCTCCCCCGGATCTCCTCACAGGGGGCATCCCATAGGTGGCCTATCACAAGCCTGGGGACATCCAGTGCAAG